Within Massilia litorea, the genomic segment ATGAACCCTTCGGACAGCTCGGCCATCATGGCCTTGCGCTCGTGCATGTCCTTCACCACGAACAGCCGCGTCAGGCCGGCATGCCCCACTTCGCGCTCGACCAGGGCGCGCGGGATGACGCCCGTGGCTTCGCCGCCCAGCCGCAATACTTCGTCGGCGATCACGCCCATCAGGCCGACCTTGCCGCCGCCGTAGACGAGGGCGATGTTGTGCTCGACCAGCACGCGCGCGAGCTCGCGGGCGGCGTCGGCATACAGGGGTTTGGCGCCGTTCGCGGCGCCGCAGTAGACAGCGATCGATTTCATGGGTATCCGGTCATCAGACAGGCTCGCGGCCTTCGTCCGGCAGTTTTTTAAGGTATTCCTCGCTCAGCTTCTCGAACAGCAGGCTGGTATCGCCGCGCAGGTAAGGACCGAGCATCGACAGTACCTGGT encodes:
- a CDS encoding LOG family protein; this encodes MKSIAVYCGAANGAKPLYADAARELARVLVEHNIALVYGGGKVGLMGVIADEVLRLGGEATGVIPRALVEREVGHAGLTRLFVVKDMHERKAMMAELSEGFIAMPGGFGTLEELFEMVTWAQLGIHAKPIGLLNVDGFYDGLVKFAQHQVDEGFVREGHAGLMHVDADADALVKKLRDGCAP